One region of Streptomyces capillispiralis genomic DNA includes:
- a CDS encoding ROK family protein, with the protein MRHVIALDVGGTAMKAALVGADGELLHRDRRATRRDRGPDAVVADILDFASELRAHGVRRHGEAASAAGVAVPGIVDESGGTAVYAANLGWRDVPLRALLAERLGGIPVALGHDVRAGGLAEGRIGAGRGADRFLFVPLGTGIAGAIGIDGRVEAGAHGFAGEIGHIVVRPGGAPCPCGQRGCLERFASAAAVSEAWAAACGDPGADAADCAEAVESGDVRARRVWQEAVDALADGLVTALTLLDPRTLIIGGGLAEAGETLFTPLREAVRRRVTFQKLPSLVPAALGDTAGCLGAGLLAWDLLGTTGPAPPAPAPSTPDPSTPDPSTPDPSEVTT; encoded by the coding sequence GTGAGACACGTCATCGCCCTCGATGTGGGCGGCACCGCGATGAAGGCCGCCCTGGTCGGGGCGGACGGCGAGCTGCTGCACCGGGACCGCCGGGCCACCCGCCGCGACCGCGGTCCGGACGCGGTGGTCGCGGACATCCTCGACTTCGCGTCCGAGCTGCGCGCCCACGGCGTCCGCCGGCACGGCGAAGCCGCCTCCGCCGCCGGTGTCGCGGTCCCCGGGATCGTCGACGAGTCGGGCGGCACCGCCGTCTACGCGGCCAACCTCGGCTGGCGCGACGTCCCTCTGCGCGCCCTGCTCGCCGAACGGCTCGGCGGCATCCCCGTGGCCCTCGGCCACGACGTCCGCGCCGGCGGGCTCGCCGAGGGCCGCATCGGCGCCGGCCGGGGCGCCGACCGCTTCCTGTTCGTGCCGCTGGGCACCGGCATCGCGGGCGCCATCGGCATCGACGGCCGGGTCGAGGCGGGTGCCCACGGCTTCGCGGGCGAGATCGGCCACATCGTCGTACGGCCCGGGGGCGCGCCCTGTCCGTGCGGGCAGCGCGGCTGTCTGGAGCGGTTCGCGTCCGCCGCCGCGGTGAGCGAGGCGTGGGCGGCGGCCTGCGGCGACCCGGGCGCGGACGCGGCGGACTGCGCCGAGGCCGTCGAGTCCGGGGACGTCCGGGCGCGCCGGGTGTGGCAGGAGGCGGTGGACGCGCTCGCCGACGGGCTGGTCACCGCGCTCACCCTGCTGGACCCCCGCACGCTGATCATCGGTGGCGGGCTGGCCGAGGCGGGGGAAACCTTGTTCACACCGCTGCGGGAGGCCGTCCGGCGGCGGGTCACCTTCCAGAAGCTGCCGTCCCTGGTCCCCGCGGCCCTCGGGGACACCGCCGGATGCCTGGGCGCGGGGCTCCTGGCCTGGGACCTCCTCGGCACCACCGGCCCCGCACCCCCTGCGCCGGCCCCCTCGACCCCTGACCCCTCGACCCCTGACCCCTCGACCCCTGACCCCTCGGAGGTAACCACCTGA
- a CDS encoding extracellular solute-binding protein: MARSAGVGARQVQRRVGTRAIAVVSALGLTGVLGGCGVGGGSSDVTLRLVAADYGDSAANSSEKYWADLVERYEAEHPDVKIDVSVHSWSDVDRKVREMVDAGDPPDLAQIGAYADYAAAGKLYKAGDLLSIPVQADFLSQLSTAGEVNSVQYGMPFASSTRVLFYNKELFAEAGITPPKTWEELAAGAEALKAEGVKYPYALPLGPEEAQAETMQWLLSGEGGYTDITGTYSIDSVQNVQTFTWLKDELVGKGLTGPVAPGKLDRAAAFAAFAAGDVGMLNGHPSLMGMAEKKGVKFGMVPTPGVDGESPSTLGVADWMMAFNQNGHRDQVGDFLDFVYSEENVLDFSREYNLLPVTNSASRAMAASDEDKDLKPFLDQLPASELYPVGNTSWAAVNAAVKKQIGKAVAPNGSPEGVLGGLQATATRAESAE, encoded by the coding sequence ATGGCGCGGAGCGCCGGGGTAGGGGCAAGGCAAGTGCAGCGGCGGGTCGGGACAAGGGCGATCGCGGTGGTGTCCGCACTGGGGCTGACGGGAGTCCTCGGCGGATGCGGAGTCGGCGGCGGATCGTCGGACGTGACGCTGAGGCTGGTCGCCGCCGACTACGGCGACAGCGCGGCCAACAGCTCCGAGAAGTACTGGGCGGACCTGGTCGAGCGGTACGAGGCCGAGCACCCCGACGTGAAGATCGACGTCAGCGTCCACTCCTGGAGCGACGTCGACCGCAAGGTCAGGGAGATGGTCGACGCGGGCGACCCGCCGGACCTGGCACAGATCGGCGCCTACGCCGACTACGCGGCCGCGGGCAAGCTCTACAAGGCCGGTGACCTGCTCTCCATCCCCGTGCAGGCGGACTTCCTCTCGCAGCTGTCCACCGCGGGCGAGGTCAACAGCGTGCAGTACGGGATGCCGTTCGCCTCCTCCACGCGCGTGCTCTTCTACAACAAGGAGCTGTTCGCCGAGGCCGGCATCACCCCGCCGAAGACCTGGGAGGAGCTCGCCGCCGGCGCCGAGGCGCTCAAGGCGGAGGGCGTGAAGTACCCGTACGCGCTGCCGCTCGGCCCGGAGGAGGCGCAGGCCGAGACCATGCAGTGGCTGCTCAGCGGCGAGGGCGGCTACACCGACATCACGGGCACCTACAGCATCGACTCCGTGCAGAACGTCCAGACCTTCACCTGGCTGAAGGACGAGCTGGTCGGCAAGGGCCTCACCGGGCCGGTGGCGCCCGGCAAGCTGGACCGGGCCGCCGCGTTCGCCGCGTTCGCGGCCGGTGACGTCGGCATGCTCAACGGGCACCCCTCGCTGATGGGGATGGCCGAGAAGAAGGGCGTGAAGTTCGGCATGGTGCCGACGCCCGGTGTGGACGGCGAGAGCCCCTCCACGCTCGGTGTCGCCGACTGGATGATGGCCTTCAACCAGAACGGCCACCGCGACCAGGTGGGCGACTTCCTCGACTTCGTCTACAGCGAGGAGAACGTGCTCGACTTCTCCCGCGAGTACAACCTGCTGCCGGTCACCAACTCCGCGTCCCGCGCGATGGCCGCGTCCGACGAGGACAAGGACCTCAAGCCGTTCCTCGACCAGCTGCCGGCCTCGGAGCTCTACCCGGTCGGCAACACCTCCTGGGCGGCGGTCAACGCGGCGGTCAAGAAGCAGATCGGCAAGGCGGTCGCCCCGAACGGCAGCCCCGAGGGCGTCCTGGGCGGGCTCCAGGCGACGGCGACGCGCGCGGAGAGCGCGGAGTAG
- a CDS encoding DUF3263 domain-containing protein, producing MDVGDARDEGHDEHGGAGQLARRERDILALERRGFTGPGVKERAIREELGLAPVRYYQLLNALLDDPRALAHDPVTVNRLRRIRDTRRSER from the coding sequence ATGGACGTGGGGGACGCGAGGGACGAGGGGCACGACGAGCACGGCGGGGCCGGGCAGCTGGCCCGGCGCGAGCGGGACATCCTCGCGCTGGAACGCCGGGGCTTCACCGGCCCCGGTGTGAAGGAGCGGGCGATCCGCGAGGAACTGGGCCTGGCCCCGGTCCGCTACTACCAGCTCCTCAACGCCCTCCTCGACGACCCCCGCGCCCTCGCCCACGACCCGGTGACGGTGAACCGCCTGCGCCGCATCCGGGACACCCGGCGCTCGGAACGCTGA
- the otsB gene encoding trehalose-phosphatase encodes MGSPTDSTDPKTPDTRATDDLPTPAARAGREGLEALLARPDKALVGLDFDGTLAPIVADPEQARAHPDAVAALAALAPKVASVAVVTGRPAGVAVRNGGFAGVPGLEHLVVLGHYGAERWDAVTGTVSAPAPHPGVAAARAELPGLLDRVGAWQGTWIEEKGRAVAVHTRRAGDPQAAFEALREPLTDLATRHGLIVEPGRMVLELRPPGMDKGVALTEYARQIGAGSVLYAGDDLGDLPAYTAVDKLRDTGVPGLLVCSGSDEVTELRDRADVVVDGPEGVVRLLRALADRLP; translated from the coding sequence ATGGGCAGCCCTACGGATTCCACGGACCCGAAGACCCCGGACACACGTGCCACCGACGACCTGCCGACGCCCGCCGCGCGGGCCGGCCGGGAAGGGCTGGAGGCCCTTCTCGCACGGCCGGACAAGGCGTTGGTCGGGCTCGACTTCGACGGCACGCTCGCGCCGATCGTGGCCGACCCCGAGCAGGCCCGCGCCCACCCCGACGCGGTGGCCGCGCTCGCCGCCCTCGCGCCGAAGGTGGCCTCGGTCGCGGTCGTCACCGGCCGGCCGGCGGGCGTCGCGGTGCGCAACGGCGGCTTCGCGGGCGTCCCCGGTCTGGAGCACCTCGTCGTTCTCGGCCACTACGGCGCCGAGCGCTGGGACGCCGTCACCGGTACGGTCAGCGCGCCCGCCCCGCACCCCGGTGTCGCCGCCGCCCGTGCGGAGCTGCCGGGGCTGCTGGACCGGGTCGGCGCGTGGCAGGGGACCTGGATCGAGGAGAAGGGGCGGGCGGTGGCCGTCCACACCCGCCGGGCCGGCGATCCGCAGGCCGCCTTCGAGGCGCTGCGCGAGCCGCTGACCGACCTCGCCACCCGGCACGGCCTGATCGTCGAGCCGGGCCGCATGGTCCTGGAGCTGCGCCCGCCCGGCATGGACAAGGGCGTCGCCCTCACGGAGTACGCCCGGCAGATCGGCGCCGGGTCGGTCCTGTACGCCGGTGACGACCTGGGCGACCTCCCCGCCTACACCGCCGTCGACAAGCTCCGCGACACCGGTGTGCCGGGGCTGCTGGTGTGCAGCGGCAGCGACGAGGTCACGGAGCTGCGCGACCGCGCCGACGTGGTGGTCGACGGCCCCGAGGGGGTCGTACGGCTGCTGCGGGCACTGGCGGACAGGCTGCCCTGA
- a CDS encoding alpha,alpha-trehalose-phosphate synthase (UDP-forming), producing the protein MASRFGAAQVLVASNRGPVSYEVREDGSLRARRGGGGLVSGLSAIGPEAGALWVCSALSDGDREAVRRGVGEDGVRMLDIPAGVHADAYNGIANSVLWLVHHMLYQTPLEPVFDAEFRRQWASYEDYNRAFAEALAEEAAQGAAVVVQDYHLTLVPGMLRALRPDLRIGHFSHTPWAPPEYFRMLPDDIAEQVLRGMLGADRLGFLTHRWADAFTACCERFAGGLGDTRIGVHGLGADADFLRARSHEPDVEERIAALREEIGTAPDGGARRTVVRVDRTELSKNIVRGLLAYRQLLEDHPEWRERVVHVAFAYPSRQDLAVYRDYTAEVRRVAEEINERFGTPGWRPVVLHVKDDFARSLAAYRLADVALVNPIRDGMNLVAKEVPVVSDAGCALVLSREAGAHEELGEDAITVNPYDVVDTARALHEALTMGAEERADRGKRLAAAATALPPARWFLDQLNALREQPPA; encoded by the coding sequence ATGGCTTCAAGGTTCGGTGCTGCTCAGGTGCTGGTCGCCTCCAATCGGGGGCCCGTGTCGTACGAGGTGCGGGAGGACGGTTCGCTGCGGGCCAGGCGGGGCGGCGGCGGGCTGGTGTCCGGGCTCTCCGCGATCGGGCCGGAGGCGGGGGCGCTGTGGGTGTGCTCGGCGCTGTCCGACGGCGACCGCGAGGCCGTGCGGCGCGGCGTCGGCGAGGACGGCGTGCGGATGCTGGACATCCCCGCGGGCGTGCACGCGGACGCGTACAACGGGATCGCCAACTCGGTGCTGTGGCTCGTGCACCACATGCTGTACCAGACCCCCCTGGAGCCGGTCTTCGACGCGGAGTTCCGCCGGCAGTGGGCGTCGTACGAGGACTACAACCGCGCGTTCGCCGAGGCGCTGGCCGAGGAGGCCGCGCAGGGCGCCGCGGTGGTCGTGCAGGACTACCACCTGACGCTGGTCCCGGGCATGCTCCGCGCGCTCCGCCCCGATCTGCGCATCGGTCACTTCTCGCACACCCCCTGGGCGCCGCCGGAGTACTTCCGGATGCTGCCCGACGACATCGCCGAGCAGGTGCTGCGCGGGATGCTGGGCGCCGACCGGCTCGGCTTCCTCACCCACCGCTGGGCGGACGCGTTCACCGCGTGCTGCGAGCGGTTCGCGGGCGGGCTCGGGGACACCCGGATCGGGGTGCACGGGCTGGGCGCGGACGCCGACTTCCTGCGCGCCCGTTCCCACGAACCGGACGTCGAGGAGCGGATCGCCGCGCTGCGGGAGGAGATCGGCACGGCCCCCGACGGCGGGGCACGCCGGACCGTCGTCCGGGTCGACCGCACCGAGCTGTCGAAGAACATCGTGCGCGGTCTGCTGGCGTACCGGCAGCTCCTGGAGGACCACCCCGAGTGGCGCGAGCGCGTCGTGCACGTCGCCTTCGCCTACCCCTCCCGGCAGGACCTCGCCGTGTACCGCGACTACACCGCCGAGGTGCGACGGGTGGCGGAGGAGATCAACGAGCGGTTCGGCACGCCCGGCTGGCGGCCGGTCGTGCTGCACGTCAAGGACGACTTCGCGCGCTCCCTGGCCGCGTACCGGCTGGCGGACGTGGCCCTGGTCAACCCGATCCGCGACGGCATGAACCTGGTCGCCAAGGAGGTCCCGGTCGTCTCCGACGCGGGCTGCGCGCTGGTGCTGTCCCGGGAGGCGGGCGCCCACGAGGAGCTGGGCGAGGACGCGATCACCGTCAACCCCTACGACGTCGTCGACACCGCCCGCGCCCTCCACGAGGCCCTGACCATGGGGGCGGAGGAGCGCGCCGACCGCGGCAAGCGCCTGGCCGCGGCGGCGACCGCGCTCCCCCCGGCCCGGTGGTTCCTGGACCAGCTGAACGCGCTGCGGGAGCAGCCGCCCGCCTGA
- a CDS encoding glucosyl-3-phosphoglycerate synthase produces MLEEVERWLADRSWSVADRPLHRVLAAKRATGQTVSVVLPALNEEATVGSIVSVIRRELVERAPLVDEVVVVDSGSTDRTAEVAAAAGATVVHRDAILPRIPAVPGKGEVLWRSLLVTSGDIVCFVDADLRDFSADFVSGIVGPLLTDPDVHLVKAMYDRPLTVSDGPASGTAAAGQGGRVTELMARPLLNMHWPRLAGFVQPLGGEYAARRTLLEQLPFPVGYGVELGMLVDALHLVGLDALAQVDVGVRKHRHQDGQALGRMAAAIYRTAQLRLARGHLIRPSLTQFERMGDNFEPRTYSVDTEERPPMREIAEYQARRVA; encoded by the coding sequence GTGCTGGAAGAAGTCGAGCGCTGGCTGGCCGACCGTTCCTGGTCGGTGGCCGACCGCCCGCTCCACCGGGTCCTGGCCGCGAAGCGCGCCACGGGCCAGACGGTGAGCGTGGTGCTGCCCGCGCTCAACGAGGAGGCGACGGTCGGCTCGATCGTGTCGGTCATCCGGCGCGAGCTGGTGGAGCGGGCCCCGCTGGTCGACGAGGTCGTGGTGGTCGACTCGGGCTCGACCGACCGCACGGCCGAGGTGGCGGCGGCGGCGGGCGCCACCGTGGTGCACCGGGACGCGATCCTGCCCCGGATACCGGCGGTGCCCGGCAAGGGCGAGGTGCTGTGGCGGTCCCTGCTGGTCACCTCCGGCGACATCGTCTGCTTCGTCGACGCGGACCTGCGGGACTTCTCCGCCGACTTCGTCTCCGGCATCGTCGGCCCGCTCCTCACCGACCCGGACGTGCACCTGGTCAAGGCCATGTACGACCGTCCCCTCACGGTGTCCGACGGACCCGCCTCCGGCACGGCCGCCGCCGGCCAGGGCGGCCGGGTGACGGAGCTGATGGCCCGCCCGCTGCTGAACATGCACTGGCCCCGGCTGGCCGGCTTCGTCCAGCCGCTGGGCGGCGAGTACGCGGCCCGCCGCACCCTCCTGGAACAGCTCCCCTTCCCCGTCGGGTACGGCGTCGAGCTGGGCATGCTGGTCGACGCCCTGCACCTGGTCGGCCTGGACGCCCTGGCCCAGGTCGACGTCGGGGTCCGCAAACACCGCCACCAGGACGGCCAGGCCCTCGGCCGGATGGCCGCCGCGATCTACCGCACCGCCCAGCTCCGCCTGGCCCGCGGCCATCTGATCCGGCCGTCCCTGACCCAGTTCGAGCGCATGGGCGACAACTTCGAACCCCGCACCTACTCCGTCGACACCGAGGAACGCCCCCCGATGAGGGAGATCGCGGAGTACCAGGCACGCCGGGTGGCCTGA
- the thrC gene encoding threonine synthase, translated as MAVQTVASTTDSAAGTSVDLGPAAALSCRECGHRVPLGPVFACEECFGPLEIAYDFSAYDTEELRKRIEAGPANIWRYAPLLPVPADVATKPNINPGWTKLVQADNLARELGVDAGKLFVKDDSGNPTHSFKDRVVAQAIEAARAFGFTTLSCSSTGNLAGAVGAAAARAGFRSCVFIPHDLEQGKVVMAAVYGGELVGIEGNYDDVNRFCSELIGDPAGEGWGFVNVNLRPYYAEGSKTLAYEICEQLGWRLPDQIVVPIASGSQLTKIDKGLRELIELGLVEDKPYKIFGAQAEGCSPVSTAYKAGHDVVRPQKPNTIAKSLAIGNPADGPYVLDIARRTGGAVEDVTDEQVVDAIGLLARTEGIFAETAGGVTVGVTRKLLESGALDPSLTTVVLNTGDGLKTLDAVAGTGMTATIRPTLESFREAGLV; from the coding sequence ATGGCTGTGCAGACCGTTGCAAGCACCACCGATTCCGCCGCCGGCACCTCCGTCGACCTGGGCCCCGCCGCCGCGCTCTCCTGTCGCGAATGCGGCCACCGCGTCCCCCTCGGCCCCGTCTTCGCCTGCGAGGAGTGTTTCGGCCCGCTGGAGATCGCCTACGACTTCTCGGCCTACGACACCGAGGAGCTCCGCAAGCGGATCGAGGCGGGCCCCGCGAACATCTGGCGCTACGCGCCGCTGCTCCCCGTCCCGGCGGACGTGGCGACCAAGCCGAACATCAACCCCGGCTGGACCAAGCTCGTCCAGGCCGACAACCTCGCGCGTGAGCTCGGTGTCGACGCCGGCAAGCTGTTCGTGAAGGACGACTCCGGCAACCCGACGCACTCCTTCAAGGACCGCGTCGTCGCCCAGGCCATCGAGGCCGCCCGCGCCTTCGGCTTCACCACCCTGTCCTGCTCCTCCACCGGCAACCTCGCCGGCGCCGTCGGCGCCGCCGCCGCCCGGGCCGGCTTCCGTTCCTGCGTGTTCATCCCGCACGACCTGGAGCAGGGCAAGGTCGTCATGGCCGCCGTCTACGGCGGCGAGCTCGTCGGCATCGAGGGCAACTACGACGACGTGAACCGCTTCTGCTCCGAGCTGATCGGCGACCCGGCCGGCGAGGGCTGGGGCTTCGTCAACGTCAACCTGCGGCCCTACTACGCGGAGGGCTCCAAGACGCTCGCGTACGAGATCTGCGAGCAGCTCGGCTGGCGGTTGCCCGACCAGATCGTCGTCCCGATCGCCTCCGGCTCGCAGCTCACGAAGATCGACAAGGGTCTGCGGGAGCTGATCGAACTCGGTCTGGTCGAGGACAAGCCGTACAAGATCTTCGGCGCGCAGGCCGAGGGCTGCTCGCCGGTCTCCACCGCGTACAAGGCCGGCCACGACGTCGTCCGCCCGCAGAAGCCGAACACCATCGCCAAGTCGCTGGCGATCGGCAACCCGGCGGACGGGCCGTACGTGCTCGACATCGCGCGGCGCACCGGCGGTGCGGTGGAGGACGTGACGGACGAGCAGGTCGTCGACGCGATCGGGCTGCTCGCGCGGACGGAGGGCATCTTCGCGGAGACCGCGGGCGGTGTGACGGTCGGCGTGACCAGGAAGCTCCTGGAGAGCGGGGCGCTGGACCCGTCGCTGACGACGGTGGTCCTCAACACGGGTGACGGTCTGAAGACGCTCGACGCGGTGGCCGGGACGGGCATGACCGCGACGATCCGCCCCACCCTGGAGTCGTTCCGCGAGGCCGGGCTCGTTTAG
- a CDS encoding ubiquitin-like small modifier protein 1, with protein sequence MSVTVRIPTILRTYTGGQAEVNAEGATLGEVIEDLEKNHTGIAARVLDDQGKLRRFVNVYVNDDDVRFEQGLETATPDGAGVSIIPAVAGG encoded by the coding sequence GTGAGCGTTACCGTCCGCATCCCGACCATCCTGCGCACCTACACCGGTGGGCAGGCCGAGGTGAACGCCGAGGGGGCCACCCTGGGCGAGGTCATCGAGGACCTGGAGAAGAACCACACCGGCATCGCCGCCCGGGTCCTGGACGACCAGGGCAAGCTGCGCCGGTTCGTCAACGTCTACGTCAACGACGACGACGTCCGCTTCGAGCAGGGCCTGGAGACCGCCACCCCCGACGGCGCCGGCGTCTCCATCATCCCGGCGGTCGCCGGCGGCTGA
- a CDS encoding cold-shock protein: MAQGTVKWFNAEKGYGFIAVDGGADVFVHYSAIQMDGYRTLEEGQRVEFEISQGQKGPQADMVRLSA; the protein is encoded by the coding sequence ATGGCTCAGGGCACCGTCAAGTGGTTCAACGCGGAGAAGGGGTACGGCTTCATCGCGGTCGACGGTGGTGCGGATGTTTTCGTCCACTACAGCGCGATCCAGATGGACGGCTACCGCACCCTCGAAGAAGGCCAGCGGGTCGAGTTCGAGATCTCGCAGGGTCAGAAGGGCCCGCAGGCCGACATGGTTCGTCTCAGCGCCTGA
- the groL gene encoding chaperonin GroEL (60 kDa chaperone family; promotes refolding of misfolded polypeptides especially under stressful conditions; forms two stacked rings of heptamers to form a barrel-shaped 14mer; ends can be capped by GroES; misfolded proteins enter the barrel where they are refolded when GroES binds) produces MAKIIAFDEEARRGLERGMNQLADAVKVTLGPKGRNVVLEKKWGAPTITNDGVSIAKEIELEDPYEKIGAELVKEVAKKTDDVAGDGTTTATVLAQALVKEGLRNVAAGANPMALKRGIEKAVEAVSGALLEQAKDVETKEQIASTASISAADTQIGELIAEAMDKVGKEGVITVEESQTFGLELELTEGMRFDKGYISAYFATDMERMEAVLDDPYILIANSKISNVKDLLPLLEKVMQSGKPLLIIAEDVEGEALSTLVVNKIRGTFKSVAVKAPGFGDRRKAMLGDIAILTGGEVISEEVGLKLENATLDLLGKARKVVITKDETTIVDGAGSADQVQGRVNQIRAEIENSDSDYDREKLQERLAKLAGGVAVIKAGAATEVELKERKHRIEDAVRNAKAAVEEGIVAGGGVALLQASQVFEKLELEGDEATGANAVRIALEAPLKQIAVNAGLEGGVVVEKVRNLTPGHGLNAATGEYVDLVKEGIIDPAKVTRSALQNAASIAALFLTTEAVIADKPEKAAAPAGGGMPGGDMDF; encoded by the coding sequence ATGGCCAAGATCATCGCGTTCGACGAGGAGGCGCGGCGCGGCCTCGAGCGCGGCATGAACCAGCTCGCGGACGCCGTGAAGGTGACGCTCGGCCCCAAGGGCCGCAACGTCGTCCTCGAGAAGAAGTGGGGCGCCCCCACGATCACCAACGATGGTGTGTCCATCGCCAAGGAGATCGAGCTCGAGGACCCGTACGAGAAGATCGGCGCCGAGCTGGTCAAGGAAGTCGCCAAGAAGACGGACGACGTCGCCGGTGACGGTACGACCACCGCGACCGTCCTCGCCCAGGCCCTGGTCAAGGAGGGCCTGCGCAACGTCGCCGCCGGCGCCAACCCGATGGCTCTGAAGCGCGGTATCGAGAAGGCCGTCGAGGCCGTCTCCGGTGCCCTGCTGGAGCAGGCGAAGGATGTCGAGACCAAGGAGCAGATCGCCTCCACGGCCTCCATCTCCGCCGCCGACACCCAGATCGGCGAGCTCATCGCCGAGGCCATGGACAAGGTCGGCAAGGAAGGCGTCATCACCGTCGAGGAGTCCCAGACCTTCGGTCTGGAGCTGGAGCTCACCGAGGGTATGCGCTTCGACAAGGGCTACATCTCGGCGTACTTCGCCACCGACATGGAGCGTATGGAGGCCGTCCTCGACGACCCGTACATCCTGATCGCGAACTCCAAGATCTCCAACGTCAAGGACCTGCTCCCGCTCCTGGAGAAGGTCATGCAGTCGGGCAAGCCGCTGCTGATCATCGCCGAGGACGTCGAGGGCGAGGCCCTGTCGACCCTGGTCGTCAACAAGATCCGCGGCACCTTCAAGTCCGTCGCCGTCAAGGCCCCGGGCTTCGGCGACCGCCGCAAGGCCATGCTCGGCGACATCGCCATCCTCACCGGCGGCGAGGTCATCTCCGAGGAGGTCGGTCTCAAGCTGGAGAACGCCACCCTCGACCTGCTGGGCAAGGCCCGCAAGGTGGTCATCACCAAGGACGAGACCACCATCGTCGACGGTGCCGGCTCGGCCGACCAGGTCCAGGGCCGGGTGAACCAGATCCGCGCCGAGATCGAGAACAGCGACTCGGACTACGACCGCGAGAAGCTGCAGGAGCGCCTGGCGAAGCTCGCCGGCGGTGTCGCGGTCATCAAGGCCGGTGCCGCCACCGAGGTGGAGCTCAAGGAGCGCAAGCACCGCATCGAGGACGCCGTGCGCAACGCCAAGGCGGCCGTCGAGGAGGGCATCGTCGCCGGTGGTGGCGTGGCCCTGCTCCAGGCCTCCCAGGTGTTCGAGAAGCTGGAGCTCGAGGGTGACGAGGCGACCGGCGCCAACGCCGTGCGCATCGCCCTGGAGGCCCCGCTGAAGCAGATCGCCGTCAACGCCGGCCTCGAGGGCGGTGTCGTGGTGGAGAAGGTGCGCAACCTGACCCCGGGCCACGGCCTGAACGCCGCGACCGGCGAGTACGTCGACCTGGTCAAGGAAGGCATCATCGACCCGGCGAAGGTGACCCGCTCTGCCCTGCAGAACGCCGCCTCCATCGCCGCGCTCTTCCTCACCACCGAGGCCGTCATCGCCGACAAGCCGGAGAAGGCCGCGGCCCCGGCCGGCGGCGGCATGCCGGGCGGTGACATGGACTTCTGA
- a CDS encoding NADH:flavin oxidoreductase produces the protein MTVTASDTASRAAAVLSRPAVINGLTVPNRIAMAPMTRMFSPGGVPGEDVVSYYSRRAAAGVGLIVTEGTYVGHESAGQSDRVPRFHGEEQLAGWAKVAEEVHAAGGTIVPQLWHIGMVREQGQAPYPDAPAVGPSGVRTDGTEGTGKAMTRADIDAVVAAFAQAAADAERIGFDGVELHGAHGYLIDQFLWSGTNRRADAYGGDPVARATFAAEIVAAVRERVSPEFPVIFRYSQWKQDAYDARLAETPQELEAILAPLAAAGVDAFHASTRRYWVPEFDGSDLNLAGWTKKLTGKPTITVGSVGLDGEFLKAFQGEGAKVGDLGNLLDRMERDEFDLVAVGRALLQDPQWAAKVLNGRFDELAPYDAASLQTLS, from the coding sequence GTGACCGTCACCGCCTCGGACACGGCGTCCCGAGCCGCCGCCGTCCTGTCCCGGCCCGCCGTGATCAACGGCCTGACCGTGCCCAACCGCATCGCCATGGCGCCGATGACGCGCATGTTCTCGCCCGGCGGGGTCCCCGGTGAGGACGTCGTGTCGTACTACTCCCGCCGTGCCGCCGCCGGTGTCGGCCTCATCGTCACCGAGGGCACGTACGTCGGCCACGAGTCCGCCGGGCAGAGCGACCGGGTGCCGCGGTTCCACGGCGAGGAGCAGCTGGCCGGGTGGGCGAAGGTCGCCGAGGAGGTGCACGCGGCGGGCGGCACGATCGTCCCGCAGCTGTGGCACATCGGCATGGTCCGCGAGCAGGGACAGGCGCCGTACCCGGACGCCCCGGCGGTCGGCCCGTCCGGCGTGCGCACGGACGGCACCGAGGGCACGGGCAAGGCGATGACGCGGGCCGACATCGACGCCGTCGTCGCCGCGTTCGCCCAGGCCGCCGCCGACGCCGAGCGCATCGGCTTCGACGGTGTCGAGCTGCACGGCGCCCACGGCTACCTCATCGACCAGTTCCTGTGGTCCGGCACCAACCGCCGCGCCGACGCCTACGGCGGCGACCCGGTCGCCCGTGCGACGTTCGCGGCGGAGATCGTCGCGGCGGTCCGCGAGCGGGTCTCGCCGGAGTTCCCCGTCATCTTCCGCTACTCGCAGTGGAAGCAGGACGCCTACGACGCCCGCCTCGCCGAGACGCCCCAGGAGCTGGAGGCGATCCTCGCCCCGCTCGCCGCGGCCGGCGTCGACGCCTTCCACGCGTCCACGCGCCGCTACTGGGTCCCGGAGTTCGACGGCTCGGACCTCAACCTGGCCGGCTGGACGAAGAAGCTGACCGGGAAGCCCACCATCACCGTCGGCTCGGTCGGCCTCGACGGCGAGTTCCTCAAGGCCTTCCAGGGGGAGGGCGCCAAGGTGGGCGACCTCGGCAACCTGCTCGACCGCATGGAGCGGGACGAGTTCGACCTGGTCGCCGTGGGCCGCGCGCTGCTCCAGGACCCGCAGTGGGCGGCCAAGGTGCTGAACGGCCGCTTCGACGAACTGGCGCCGTACGACGCGGCTTCGCTGCAGACGCTGAGCTGA